One stretch of Chryseobacterium indologenes DNA includes these proteins:
- a CDS encoding serine hydrolase domain-containing protein, which translates to MKIKVLLVLAFLAQICHAQIEGTWNGELDTQSIKLPVIFKISKKSKGYTSILISPKQSSKEISVEKTNFNNNELTLEIGSINAGYKGIYTTDHFEGNLIQNGRTIPLNLYRDSKPESSDIPYLNGKAINTQKLDDFLNYMVQNNQEIGSISIFRNGKEVYKRNFGQNLLPTNIVFDQNTGYQIGSISKLMTAVMLFQLIEQGKLNLTDPLSKFYPEIPNAKSITIQTMLNHTSGLGDYVGKADKKNWLFEGPVGDKAIIDVIKKNEIQSKPGERLRYSNSAYFLLSRILEKIHNKPYNEILKENILNKASMPHTFSVLDNPKNIFKSYEFIKDSWTEVKDFDFHNCIGLGDITSTPEDLNVFINALFQEKFIKKETLDMMISNKNEKVFGSGIMKVPFYNIISYGHGGDTAGSHSILAFEPTDQLSYAVTINGQNFPHNSFYIALMNLIYDRNYQYPVFNNAKIPVADLEKYIGDYTSKDIDLSLKIFIKEEGLYAQATNQAEIPLTLTERNQFIFEKAGIKLTFIPENNQLNLTQGGKTYLFNKNTSNK; encoded by the coding sequence ATGAAAATCAAAGTATTATTGGTGCTGGCATTCCTGGCACAGATTTGTCACGCCCAAATTGAAGGAACCTGGAATGGCGAATTGGATACCCAAAGTATTAAACTTCCCGTCATCTTTAAAATATCAAAAAAATCAAAGGGATACACCTCCATCCTTATAAGCCCCAAACAAAGCTCAAAGGAAATTTCCGTAGAAAAAACAAATTTTAACAATAATGAGCTCACTCTTGAAATAGGAAGTATTAATGCAGGCTACAAAGGAATCTATACAACAGATCATTTTGAAGGAAATCTGATTCAGAATGGCAGAACAATTCCTTTGAATCTTTACAGAGATAGTAAACCGGAGAGTTCTGACATTCCATACCTCAATGGCAAAGCGATCAACACTCAAAAATTGGATGACTTTTTAAATTATATGGTTCAGAATAATCAGGAGATCGGAAGCATTTCTATTTTCAGAAACGGAAAAGAAGTCTATAAAAGAAATTTTGGACAAAATCTTCTACCCACCAATATTGTCTTTGACCAAAATACCGGCTATCAGATAGGTTCCATCAGTAAACTTATGACTGCGGTGATGCTTTTTCAACTTATAGAACAGGGAAAATTAAATCTTACCGACCCTCTTTCTAAATTCTACCCTGAAATTCCTAATGCTAAAAGTATTACCATCCAAACTATGCTGAACCACACCAGCGGACTCGGAGATTATGTGGGAAAAGCCGATAAAAAAAACTGGCTCTTCGAAGGTCCGGTAGGTGATAAAGCCATTATTGATGTCATCAAAAAAAATGAAATACAATCTAAGCCCGGAGAGAGGTTGAGGTATTCTAACTCTGCCTATTTCCTGTTGAGCAGAATATTGGAAAAGATCCATAACAAACCTTATAACGAGATCTTAAAAGAAAACATATTGAACAAAGCTTCTATGCCTCATACGTTTTCTGTACTAGACAACCCTAAGAATATATTCAAATCCTATGAATTTATAAAAGATAGCTGGACAGAAGTAAAGGATTTTGATTTTCACAACTGCATTGGACTGGGAGATATCACTTCTACCCCTGAAGACCTGAATGTCTTTATCAATGCCTTATTCCAGGAGAAATTCATCAAAAAGGAAACCCTTGACATGATGATTTCCAATAAAAATGAGAAAGTATTTGGTTCAGGAATTATGAAGGTTCCGTTCTACAATATTATTTCCTATGGACATGGCGGAGATACAGCAGGAAGTCATTCTATACTCGCTTTTGAGCCAACCGATCAACTCTCTTATGCAGTTACTATTAATGGTCAAAATTTCCCTCATAACAGCTTCTATATTGCTTTAATGAATTTGATATATGATAGAAATTATCAGTATCCCGTATTTAATAATGCTAAAATCCCAGTTGCTGATCTTGAAAAATATATAGGTGATTATACCTCGAAGGATATCGATTTAAGCTTAAAGATATTCATTAAAGAGGAAGGATTATATGCCCAGGCTACCAACCAGGCAGAGATCCCCTTGACGCTTACGGAAAGAAATCAGTTTATCTTTGAAAAAGCAGGCATAAAACTCACTTTTATTCCTGAAAACAATCAACTTAATCTAACACAGGGCGGAAAAACATATTTATTCAATAAAAACACTTCCAACAAATAA
- a CDS encoding YIP1 family protein: MNWKTVFNPFERFDEKLLLLIGSIAVALSITIGYWTHTAFTSIYKISAIENDSLKTVVISTLLSFLIAIVILFILGKILNGKTRIIDIINTVLISQLFLLPIQCFGNASSIRLAAKNIIKYESDPIEMFPFLDFLTMISMTIISITILIYSFTLFYNGFKTATNIKKWQHIVLFCIVSLVSTLACQIVINKII, encoded by the coding sequence ATGAACTGGAAAACCGTTTTTAACCCGTTTGAAAGGTTTGATGAAAAGCTCCTTCTCCTTATAGGCAGTATTGCCGTGGCACTTTCTATTACTATAGGATATTGGACTCATACTGCCTTTACGAGTATATACAAGATAAGCGCTATTGAAAATGATTCATTAAAAACGGTGGTCATCTCTACCCTACTCAGCTTTCTGATTGCTATTGTCATTCTTTTTATTTTAGGCAAAATTCTAAACGGAAAAACCAGAATCATTGATATCATCAACACCGTTTTAATTTCTCAGCTTTTCCTTCTCCCTATACAATGTTTTGGAAATGCATCATCCATTAGACTGGCTGCAAAAAACATTATCAAATATGAATCTGACCCTATAGAAATGTTTCCTTTTCTGGATTTTCTGACCATGATTTCTATGACCATCATTTCAATCACCATACTCATCTATAGTTTTACCCTTTTTTACAATGGATTTAAAACCGCGACCAATATCAAAAAATGGCAGCATATTGTACTCTTCTGTATTGTTTCATTGGTGAGCACATTAGCCTGCCAAATTGTAATTAATAAAATCATTTAA
- a CDS encoding DUF2089 family protein, with product MKLPIVCPSCDHTLNVSQMKCPSCKTEVSGDYELPVLLKLNRDEQDFILNFFLSSGSIKEMAKQAGLSYPTMRNKMDDLITKVEQLKNTL from the coding sequence ATGAAGTTACCGATTGTCTGCCCAAGTTGTGACCATACTCTTAACGTAAGCCAAATGAAATGTCCAAGTTGTAAAACTGAAGTAAGTGGAGATTATGAACTTCCGGTTCTTCTTAAGCTGAATCGTGATGAACAGGATTTTATCCTCAATTTTTTTCTGTCCAGCGGAAGTATTAAAGAAATGGCTAAACAGGCAGGCCTATCCTATCCAACCATGAGAAATAAAATGGATGACCTGATTACAAAGGTAGAACAATTAAAAAACACCCTATAA
- a CDS encoding prephenate dehydrogenase, with amino-acid sequence MKISIIGVGLIGGSMALKLREKNIASFIYGIDNSQQHINEALDLKIIDAGADLEQGVKDSDLIILAIPVDAARKLLPSVLDLVSDHQTVMDAGSTKAGIVGAVKDHPKRSRFVAFHPMWGTENNGPKSAIAESFAGKAGVICNKEESAEDALNVVENIVNALEMHTIYMNAEDHDIHTAYISHISHITSYALANTVLEKEREEETIFQLASSGFSSTVRLAKSHPEMWVPIFKQNKENVLDVLNEHITQLRKFKSALEKENFEYLEELITNANRIRGILR; translated from the coding sequence ATGAAAATAAGTATTATTGGAGTAGGATTAATCGGAGGTTCAATGGCCTTGAAATTAAGAGAGAAGAACATCGCCAGCTTCATCTACGGAATCGATAACAGTCAGCAGCATATCAACGAAGCATTAGATTTGAAAATCATTGATGCCGGAGCAGACCTGGAACAGGGAGTTAAGGATTCAGACCTTATTATCCTTGCTATTCCGGTAGATGCAGCAAGAAAATTATTACCAAGTGTATTGGATCTTGTATCAGATCACCAGACCGTTATGGATGCAGGTTCTACCAAGGCTGGAATCGTAGGTGCTGTTAAAGATCACCCTAAACGTTCAAGATTTGTAGCGTTTCACCCGATGTGGGGTACTGAAAACAACGGACCTAAATCTGCCATTGCTGAAAGTTTCGCAGGCAAGGCAGGAGTTATCTGTAACAAAGAAGAATCAGCAGAAGATGCACTGAATGTCGTTGAAAACATTGTGAATGCCCTTGAAATGCATACAATTTATATGAATGCTGAAGATCATGATATTCATACGGCTTATATTTCCCACATCTCTCACATCACATCCTATGCCCTGGCCAATACTGTTCTGGAAAAGGAGCGTGAAGAAGAAACCATCTTTCAGCTTGCCAGTTCCGGGTTCTCCAGTACCGTTCGTCTTGCCAAATCCCATCCTGAAATGTGGGTTCCTATCTTTAAACAGAACAAAGAAAATGTACTGGACGTTCTGAATGAACATATCACCCAGCTCAGAAAATTCAAGTCTGCTTTAGAAAAAGAAAACTTTGAATACCTGGAAGAATTGATTACCAATGCTAACAGAATCAGAGGAATTTTAAGATAA
- a CDS encoding DUF5991 domain-containing protein: protein MKNIFFTLITLSIISCKSLPEEYSKDSGALLHEQWKGDYSISHDFGKLDEYSEMTLDYGLAITKDSCTFWGHGYKTYFTDVCSISGNEKQIIVKYIKQIEGDLMNNHPPIDTLAVVFRKNGKYYLQSELVPSKDWQYNTPILLKKKS, encoded by the coding sequence ATGAAAAATATATTTTTTACCCTCATCACTCTCAGTATCATTTCTTGTAAAAGTCTGCCGGAAGAATATTCAAAAGATTCCGGAGCTCTCCTCCATGAACAATGGAAAGGAGACTATTCTATTTCTCATGATTTTGGAAAACTGGATGAATACTCAGAAATGACCTTGGATTATGGACTTGCTATCACCAAAGACAGCTGTACTTTTTGGGGACATGGGTATAAAACCTATTTTACAGACGTTTGCAGCATCTCCGGAAATGAAAAACAAATCATAGTAAAATACATCAAACAGATTGAAGGTGACCTCATGAACAACCACCCTCCTATCGATACTTTAGCTGTTGTATTCAGGAAAAATGGAAAATACTATCTTCAAAGCGAATTGGTTCCCAGCAAGGACTGGCAGTACAATACTCCAATTCTTCTCAAAAAGAAATCATAA